The sequence below is a genomic window from Uranotaenia lowii strain MFRU-FL chromosome 2, ASM2978415v1, whole genome shotgun sequence.
TTGCCACAAAGTTGGTCCAAGTTGATGGAATAGCCCTCAGCCAACTCAGTACCACTGTCGAATCCGTCCAAAATTTAACACTCATTTCAACATTAATTGATAGCCGAATCTTCTCGTAGAGTTCGGCAGCCAGAAGAGCGCCACAAAGCTCTAGGCGGGGAATGCTAACTTGCTTGAGGGGGGCGATTCTCGACTTCGATGTAAGGAGAGCCACTTTAATTTCGCCGTGATCATTAACAGATCGAATATAAGCGCACGCACCATACGCTGTTTCGGATGCGTCCGAGAAAATGTGTAACTCACTCTCGACTGCCTTGCGCAGGAGAACGTACCTCTCTAGCCGAACACCGTTCAGTAGGGGGAGTTGAGTATGATAGTTGGCCCATTCATGTTTAAGGTAGTCGGGCAATTCTTGATCCCAATCCCAAATTGACCCATTTTCGTTCTTTAACGTCCAGAGCTTTTGCATGAATGCCTTTGCCGTTACTAAAATTGGACCCACAAGTCCCAACGGGTCGAAAAGTTGCGCAATGCAAGAAAGAGTTGCCCTTTTTGTGAGTTTAGCATCTGTCGGAGGTTTAAAATCGATACTAAATTTCAGTATATCTGTGCCCGGTTCCCAATGAAGGCCAAGTGTTTTCAGTGTTTGGTcttgatcaaaatttatcgacTGCTGAAGCGCCCGTCGCTCAGCAGGAATCCCATTCATGATTGCTTCGTCGTTCgaagcccatttttgaagcggAAAGCCAGCCTTGAGGCACATCGCTACCAGCTGGTCTCGCAGCTCGACTGCTTCTGCCACCGTCTGTGCCCCGGAGAAGATATCGTCCATGTAAACATCCTCTCTGATAACCCTCGCTGCCTTCGGGAAACCCTCCGCCTCATCGATTGCCAGCTGTTTGAGAACTCGAGTTGCCAGGAAAGGAGCCGAAGCTGTGCCATACGTCACCGTCTTGAGCTCGTACGTTTGTATCGGTTGATCGGGAGATGAGCGCCAGAAGATTCTCTGTAGTGGGGTATCATCAGGATGCACGAGAATTTGCCGATACATTTTTTCTATATcagcaatcaaaacaaacgggtACGTACGAGAGCGCATCACGATCGCTCGTAAGTCTTGCTGTATTGTGGGGCCCACCATCAGCGCATTGTTGAGCGATACACCCGTGGAGGATCGGCTTGACGCATCGAATACGACACGGACCTTGGTCGTAGTGCTGCAATCTCGGATAACGGGATGGTGAGGGAGATAGTATGCCTGTTTGGTAGTATGCTCGCACTCGGTCACTAGTTCCATGTGACCGAACCGAATATACTCCGTCATGAACTCTCTGTATTGCTCACCTAGGGAAGGTTCTTTTTGCATTCGATTCTCTATCAACTGAAccgacgaacagctgatttggAATTATCGCCCAGCTGATTGATGACGTCACGTTTCACTGGTAAACAAACGATGTAGCAACCTTCGGAATTGCGACTAACGGTACGGCAGAAAAAATTCTTCGCACTTGCTTTCTTCGGGGGAATAAGATGATGATGGGAATGCGCTTTCATCTATCAACCAAAACTTTTCCATTTGGTTTTCCAATCTTTTGAGAGTGGCTACCTGACAAATCTTAGGGGTGGTTTGTGGAAAGCTTGCGTTGGATGTTGTTTTTCCCGAGACGACCCATCCGAATACGGAATTGATTACCGACGGCATTGATTCACCCAAGTAGATATGACCAGGGGGTgaaaaaagatcgaaaaataTCTCGGCTCCCAGCACGAGATCAATAGTGTGCCTTTGATGGAAATCGGGATCGGCAAATTGTAGGTTCTTGGGGATTGGCCATTGGGAAGTGTTAACGTTAATAGTGGGCAGATCGATAGTGACTTTTGGTAGAATTAGGAATGGTAGTGTTGTTGTGTAATCTGATGTGCGGGACTTAATGATTGCATTAAATTGGAACTTAACTTTCGTCGATGAGCTTCCAATTCCTGCTATGGGAACATCAACCTTGGTTCTTCTGACCTTCATAAGGTTGTACAAGCGACTGGTGGCAAAACAACATTCGCTGCCAGAATCCAGCAAGGCACGAGCTAGATGTTGGTTTCCTACGTCATCGACTACCACCACAACGGCCGTGGCTAAGAGTACTCGGGATCGATCGAAGGTTGGTGAGTGGCAACTGGTGCTGGTACTGGTGATCCCGGAGTGAGCTACGTTGATTCTCGGAGCAGGAGCTGGAGCTGATGACGATTGTTGTTCGGCGCTGACTGGTGGTGTGTTGACGATTGTTCTAACGGGGTTTGAATTGGTGTGGGTATGTGTGTTGGGGCAGAGAAGCGTGTGGTGTCTCGATCTGCAATTCTTGCAGCAGTTATCCGACGGACATTCGCGCGCATAGTGTCCTCGTCGGAAACAATTCAAACAAAGTCGGTTTCGTTTCGCGAGTgcagttttttcaataagtggTAATCTTGAGAAACTGGGGCAATTAAAAATGCTGTGTTCTTGGGGGCAAGCGATGCATTTTCGCTTTCTGGGCTCTGGGAATGTTGTGTGGTTGGCTGAACGAGGATAGTTGGGGCGGCGATTTTGTGATTGTGGCTGGGAATGGGATTGGGATTCTTTTTGTGGCTTGGACGATAATTGTTCAAGGACATTTACTCGGCGCTGGATGAAATCGGTAAGTTGTCGGAAAGTTGTGTTTTCGGAAGCGGACGAATGTTCTTCCCAATCCCGACGGGTGATGGGATCTAAGCGGCTAGCAAGAAGATGTATTAAAAGCAAGTCCCAATGTTCGGTGGCTTCCCCTAGTTGTTTCAAAATACGGACGTTGGCTTCGAATTTTTCGACCAACGAGTGCAAGTCATTTTGTGATTCTCGGCGCAATATCGGGAAGTCGAAAAGGGCTTGAACATAGGTTCTTTTTAGCATACGGGAATTTTGATAATGTTGAGATAATAAATTCCAAGCAACGGAATAATTTGTGGCTGATATCGGAATAGTTTGCACAAGTTGAAGTGCTTCTCCTGACAGGGATGAGcgcaaatagtaaaatttttggATGCTCGATAATTCCTGCGACGAGTGGACGAGTGAAACAAACAAATCGTGGAAGTTGAGCCAGTTCTCAACATTTCCACAAAATATGGGCAGTTTAACATCGGGCAATTTAACGTGCGTGTTATGGGGCTGTGTGATGTGAGATGGTGTTTGTACTGTGGCTTGTGGGGGGCATTTTTGCATTAGGAATCCCTTAACCCTGTAGTATGCTGTTTCAAAGGCAGTTTTTTGCTCGAGGTACTTATCTAGTGCTTCAGGTGTTTCGTCCAGGGTTTCCAACTCAGACTGGACCTTCGCGTACTCGGACCAGATTTCGACGACTGCTTCTAGTCGGACTGGTGCCTCTGCGGTGTCTCGGGGTTCTTGGAAACCATCGACGAATCTGCTGATGTTGAGGAAGGATGCTGATAAACTGCGCCGACGGGCTTTGAGGCTGCGCAGTTTTCGCTCGGTGGTCGACATGATGTGCGATGTTGGATCTAAAATGTCAGACCAAGTAGCTCGGCAAGCAACAGTGAAATTATTGGAATCCTAATTACCTTTTCAAGGCAAGGAATTTGCCTTGTATTTCAATAAATCCTGCTGCTACTGATGTGTCGCTTGAGTGTTTCTGTTGTGTGTGATGGTCACAGCTGATTTGGGGTGCTTGACCGAAGAAAGTTGATGCTGATGATTTGTTCCAGGCACGGATGTTACTCGAATCGATCCGCGGTGCTCCGACGGAGATGAGATGATGATTGTAGCCTTCTCGATAAAAGAAATCTGCCTTGTATTTCTTTTTATCGAGTTGAACTGCGTTCCTAAGATGGCGCTTGGCGTCCGCGGCTGCGATGGCGTTGGGGCTATCGGCACTGTGCTCTCCAGACAGGTCTTATCCGGATCCGTTCCGGATTGAGGGcctcatccggttcgaaggaccaaatgtcgAGGGCTCAGGGTTGCAGTGGGTGATTCCCAGACATTAAATGACGCGGACACTAGCTCCCAAATTTTCGGGTAAGTTTTCTTTGGATTCACTTTTCAGTTCGTATGGTCCAATGATGATAAACTTTACACTTGcagttcaaaacaatttattgcaCATTAAATACACACTTTTATTTAGACTTTAAACAACTTTAACGACTTATACGATACTTTATTTCTAACACTTAACAATTATTTGAAGAGTAACAATTGAACAGAAATTTTGAGTTGGGACACTTTTCGGCCTGGCCGTCTAGTCGTCGCGCTGGAACAATTACAAGTGAAGGAATGGCGATTCGAAAACCCAAGCCAAGCTTTCTTTTCTGCTGGTGAAGAAAGCGTCCTTTCTTCCGCCGAACAATTCGCTGCTTGcataacaatataaaaaaaggggTGAAATAATTCACGCGCCACGCGCGCCTTTGCGTACTGCGCCGTGTCGAATCTCGATGACTCGCTCGCTGTTTACTCGCTGTTCGATTACCACGCCTCAACAGTGTTCCTTTTCttttcatggcgaccgtcaaggctatatttaaggaataatttctcGTCAGaacagaatattttgaaattttctatcaTAACAATTATTACTTTAAACAATTATTGGCTTGGAATTTCTATAGCTAAATTAATGATTTTCTGCAAGTGGTCCGAAGAAGTCCATACTCAGGACCTAGACAATTACTGAAAGCATAAGAGTTCTTGAAGGGTCTTAAAAGAGTTTCTGATTGCAAGTCTCTGTGGAGATTTCTAAGAGTTTCTGAAGGGATTCTGAAGGTTTTATTGAGTATCTCAGAATAGTACTTGGAGAGATTCAAAGAAGTATCTGAAGGTAGAGTTCCGAGTAGGCCATGCTCGGGTGCGGACgtatttattttctgttttctcGTTGCGCTGcattttttcgggttttttcAACTTCTCGTAGAAATACAATTTGTTTGAGAAATTATTTAAGGTGAAATTTACAAGGAATCGAAGAATAGTGATTTGTAAAATTGGATTGAAAAGAACCCAAGTGATTTGTGGCTGAAAAAGGGGAGAATGCGAGCAAAAACGGATGTCTTCTGGTGGAGGACGGAAGTCGGCACAGACAACAAGGACAGGAAAACACGGAGAGAGCCAAGTTTGCCGAACAAAATTCTGTGCTTTGACGAATAAAAATTCTTGCTTTCtgtaattttacccaaaaattcagtgacggttttctgtgatgcttttcaaaagtcatgtcaaatcgcgtctttttaacattttacttgGAAAAGGTCAATTGACATtactaattttatcatatttttttccaattcaaagataataatccaaaatttatgttgacataaaaaattaatgaaatttagatgcggctttatcggtgagggttaaagagttgaaattggTCGATAAAGCCGcaactttgatgaaaatttgttctgtgaaattattgatttctctgtgattttggcaaccttggccgcattctttgatgaaaatttgttctgtgaaattattgatttctctgtgattttggcaaccttggtgAGAGCTTTCAGATTTCCATTTACACCTTAGACACTTCCACTTTCCTATCGATTTGGCTGCtgcgcttttttttttaaatcacttagATTAGTTCCACACCGTGTGGAGTAGCAATAGCCTCGGTTAGGTATCGTAGACGTTAGTCTTTCGCATTTTTTTCCATACACTTATACCATAATAAACAGGAGACCGATGGAAACCCAGATTGTACAGAAATAACGTTACCTTTAATAGTGATGAACAGAAATTTGGTTGACAAGAGAGGTTTTCACAGTTTAAAATTTCTGCAATTGATTTTATCATGTTTGTTTCCACTCATCGCTACAGGCTTCGGTTGCTTTGATCGATTAAAATACAAAAGCTAAAAGccaaaatgtaaaattatgcCCCGAACATTCTTGCTCTAATCAATGTTTTCCTACgtgatgtttaaaaaatattttgctgatacaatctttttttaaatttttaagctttaccatgaaaattgaaagctcTCGTATTAATAACATCAGCTCTGAAGTGAAATATAGGGCCCTATTACATGTAACCGGTGCGTGTTTTAGAAGCCCAAGGTCAGTGGGAATCATCGCGTTAGTCATGTAAATGTGCGAAGGAAGTGCTGGAGAGGCGGCGGACCGTACCATACACCATCGGCACAACAAACATGAAATGGCCTAGAAGACGAATGAGCACGATGGCGAACAACAGATGGCGCTGCTCTCAACAGGCGAAAAGGCAGCCAAAGGCGGGCTTCATAAGTGGCGCAATGAGGCGTAATCCCAGGATGAGACCGTATCCCGGTTCCGGGGGCAATGCCCTTCACTTAGAGCGATTACTTCACATGAAACATTGAAACACGACACATCATACCAGTCGCGTTATTTGAATGTGATAGTGAAACCACAAAGTTGGATGAAACCCGTGTTAAAAGGTTTATCATACGACCAGGTGAGAAGGGACCACCGCCCCCGCAACCCGTACCGTTGGAAGATACCCTAATTCCCTTGCTTTCTATCCCATTGCGCCAACAGGACCCCTTTTCTTTGTGTCGAATGAAGTTTGCTGATCGGAGGACGAGAAGCACGTGCAGTTGAGGCCGATAGTTGCCGGAAAGCACCGTCATTGCTGCTCACCGAAGCGACCGACTGTCCCTAAGCGACCGAAGAAAACGATCAGTTCAACCGCTTGGACGCCGGCAGCAGGAACCGGAAGTCAGGGCAGTGCTGTAGTCCGCCGGAGAAGCTGACCGTCAAGAGCTGAGCAGCCCATCGCTCAGCAGGAAGTGTCAGTCTTGGAGTTCGTGATACCAACAGTAACGAGGTAGGAGTTAAAAAGCCCATCATAAGGATTTACTTGAAAGTGGGAGTGGGCACAGTAGTTCGTCGACCAATAAAGTGTGAAAAGTTCGTCTCTTCAAGACTCAGTGTTTCCTTTCGCTAGCTATCTCGCGGATATTGCCGGCCCTGAGGCGTTTTTAACGGGGGTTCTCAGTGGTGCTGGGCAGGCTAGCTCACCCACAGGTTATAtacataagacgagtcacga
It includes:
- the LOC129741182 gene encoding uncharacterized protein LOC129741182 gives rise to the protein MLKRTYVQALFDFPILRRESQNDLHSLVEKFEANVRILKQLGEATEHWDLLLIHLLASRLDPITRRDWEEHSSASENTTFRQLTDFIQRRVNVLEQLSSKPQKESQSHSQPQSQNRRPNYPRSANHTTFPEPRKRKCIACPQEHSIFNCPSFSRLPLIEKTALAKRNRLCLNCFRRGHYARECPSDNCCKNCRSRHHTLLCPNTHTHTNSNPVRTIVNTPPVSAEQQSSSAPAPAPRINVAHSGITSTSTSCHSPTFDRSRVLLATAVVVVVDDVGNQHLARALLDSGSECCFATSRLYNLMKVRRTKVDVPIAGIGSSSTKVKFQFNAIIKSRTSDYTTTLPFLILPKVTIDLPTINVNTSQWPIPKNLQFADPDFHQRHTIDLVLGAEIFFDLFSPPGHIYLGESMPSVINSVFGWVVSGKTTSNASFPQTTPKICQVATLKRLENQMEKFWLIDESAFPSSSYSPEESKCEEFFLPYR